GATTTTACAAAAATCAATCTTGCAATCATTACTCTAATTCTCCTTGGTGCAATCCTCGGGTACATCTTCTATGCCGGGCGCGGAAAAGAGATGACGATTCGTAAAATCGCCGGGGTCGCTGCTATCGAAGAAGCGGTTGGACGTTCTACTGAAATGGGGAAGCCGGTACTTTTCGTTCCCGGTACGCAAGACATGGATAATGTGCAGACCATCGCCGGCTTAACGATTCTTGCCTCGGTTGCCCGGATGACGGCGAAGTACGAAGCCCGGCTCGATGTCCCGGTTTCCCGCTCGATTACCATGTCAACCGGCCGCGAAACCGTTCACGAAGCATACTTGGCATCGGGAAGGCCCGACCTCTATTCTGACGATATCGTACACTACATCACCGATGAGCAATTTGGTTTCGTTGCCGCTATCGATGGTATCATGGTGCGCGACAAGCCGGCTGCTTGTATCTATATGGGTGCCTTCTTCGCGGAATCGCTGATTCTTGCCGAAACCGGAAATGGTATCGGCGCGATTCAAATCGCAGGAACCGCGATGCCGACGCAATTGCCCTTCTTTGTTGCCGCTTGCGATTACACATTGATTGGTGAGGAGCTGTTTGCCGCCAGCGCTTATTTGAGCGGCGATCAACGCGCCATCGGCTCGCTGAAAGGGCAGGATGTCGGAAAAGCGGTAGCGATGCTGCTCATCCTGTTTACTTCCCTGGCGGGAACGGTAGCAGCAGTTACTGGCGGCGGTGCAATGGAAAAAGTGTATCAATTTCTCTGGCGGCTCACTGCCGCGAGTTTTTGAGCTGAGACGGAGTAGTCGATGCTATTGAGCTTGTTGTTAATAATTCTGATCGGTACTGTTGTGGCGGGATTTGTAATGCCCAGCATGAAAAAGATGGTGCCGCTCTTTATCACATTCATCAGCGGAGCGATGCTGATCTTAGCGCTCTTCGTTCCCGCCCCGCCGTTTCCGGGATTGGAAGAAGAATTTTCCATCTGGTTCGATTTGATAGCTGTATTCAGCTTTCTATTGGGTGGTGGAAATCTCTTGCGGGTTCACCTGAAGAAAGTTGCTCGGCAAGAACGCGACTGGATGTTTTCGCTGGTAACTGTACTCGGTTTCATGTTGATGCTGTTTTTAGGGTTATTCAAAATCGGCGCTAACGATTGGTCGGCAAATTACCTCGCAAGCGGCACTGCATTTAAGTGGATGTACGACGCCGTTTTTGTACCCCTGCAAGCGACCATCTTCTCACTGCTCGCATTCTTTGTCGCATCGGCGGCGTTCCGCGCGTTCCGGGCAAAAACCCGGGAAGCCACAATTCTCTTAATCGCAGCATTCATTATCCTAATCGGACGGACGCCGATTGGGGTGATGATGACCAGTTGGCTCCCGAAATCTCTCGAATTTTTCCATATCCCGAATCTTAGTGGTTGGATTCTTTCCGTGCCGAATATGGCGGGACAGCGTGCAGTTATGATTGGTATCGCTTTGGGAATCATCTCGACCTCACTGAAAATGATACTGGGAATTGAACGGAGTTGGCTGGGAGGTAACGACAAATGAGTAACCAAACCTCCTTCTGGGAAAAAATCAGTCGGATCGACCGTCGTTGGATTTTTCTAACGATTGCGATTACGGTATCGGTTCCGATGATACTTGGCGTCGATTTCGCGGCAGTTCCTTCGCCGATGGTCGAAGATATTTTTCATCGCATCGAACAACTACCAGCCGGTTCACGAGTTCTACTTTCGTATGATTACGGCCCCTCAACCGTACCTGAAAACCAGCCGATGGCGGATGCGTTGGCATATCATCTACTAAAGCGCGGGTGCAAAGTATACATGATGGCGGTCTGGGCGACCGGGGAACGACAAGCCACCGTTACGATGGAACGGGTCGTTATTCCGAGTTTCCCGAAAGCAGTGTATGGCGACGATTACATCGATCTTGGTTACAAAGCAGGTAACACCGGTTTGATGAATTTACTCTTTACCAACTTCAAGCGAATGTACACCACTGATCGTACCGGAAAAGACATCGAGTCGTTTCCGATGATGCAGCAAATCGAGTCGTTGCGCAGTTTTAACATGATTTTTTCCATCTCTTCTGGACAACCCGGTTTGAAAGAGTGGGTGCAGTTTGTGGGTGACCGTGGTAAAATCCCCACGTCAGGCGGCGTAACTGCGGTACAGGCGACTGAATTGTATCCCTACTATCCGCGGCAAATGTTTGGTTTAATGGCTGGCTTGCAAGGCGCTGCCGAATTTGAATCGATGGTAATTGAGAAGTATCCCGAATACGCGCCGATGCGGACGGCATTGCGGAAAATGGCGCCGCAAACCGTTGCCCACATCGCAATCATTGTGCTCGTTGTCTTAGGGAATATCGCGTATTTCACGACTCGGAAACGGGGGAAGTAACGTGACGGAAATGACACTCATGGATCAAGTCGCATTGTGGGTCGGCGCTGCTCTCACCCTGATGATCTTTAGCTTTCTCTATCGCGACAACCCTTTTTACAAATTCGCCGAACACCTCTTTGTTGGCGTTAGCGCGGCATATTGGATGGTTACCGGATTTTGGTCGACGCTGATTCCCAATGGTATTGGTAAAGTTTGGCCAAGCTTAATTGCATCGGTGAATCCTCAAGCTGCCGCTACCGAACCCAACTACTATTTCATTATTCCGATTATCCTCGGACTGATGATGTTGACGCGGTTGTTTGGCGGGATCGGTTGGATTAGCCGTTGGCCAATGGCACTAATCATCGGATTTTCGGCCGGCACCAACTTAACCCGGTATTTGCAATCCGACTTCCTGGCGCAAGTCCACGCAACGTCGGTTCCTTTAATCGTGATGGCGAACGGCTCGTTTATGGTGGTCGATTCGTTCTCGAACTTTGTATTGGTATTCGGTGTTATTGCGGCATTGATCTACTTCTTCTTCTCAATCGAGCACAAGGGAGCAATCGCCGGGATTTCCCGCGGCGGTATTTGGATCCTTATGATTACCTTCGGCGCTGCCTTCGGTTATACGGTTATGGCGCGTATTTCCTTGTTGATCGGTCGCTTTGAATTTTTAAAAACTTGGTTCCAATCGATTGTTTAAAGTTCTGCAATGATGGAGTTGCGTGAATCGACAAAATTCACAAGGTGAATTGATTATCTCCTGCCGGGCGAATTCATCGGAAAGTGGATTCGCCCGCTTTACTCGCTAACCGGCATAACTACGCTCGAGTGACATTATGGGTTTTGATTCTATCCGTTCCATGTTTGCCGTTCCGATTATCGTCCTACTGATATGGGCGTTGTTGTCGGAAGATCGTAAACGCTTTCCGATGCGAACTGCATTGTGGGGCATCGGATTACAGGTTGCTTTCGCGGGATTCGTCTTGATTTTTCCCCCCGGCGTGAAAGCGATTGCATGGTTCGGCGATTTAGTAACGAAGTTTCTCTCATTGTCGAAATACGGTTCCGAATTTCTCTTTGGAAACATCGTAAAACCGGAGTTCTTCAATACCTTCGGTTTTCAATTTGCGTTGTTAGTGTTGCCGACCGTGATATTTTTCTCATCATTTATGGCAGTACTGTACCATGCTCAAATCATGCAACCAGTGGTCGAAGTTGTCGCACGGGTGATGGCAAAAACTATGAAAACGTCGGGCGCCGAATCGCTCTCATGCGCATCCAATATCTTTTTAGGACAGACCGAAGCGCCGCTAATCATTCGACCATACTTGTTATTAGCGACTCGTTCCGAACTTGCCGCAATTATGACCGGCGGATTTGCAACGATTGCCGGCGGTGTGATGGCGGGTTACATCTCGATGGGGATTCCTGCGAAGCATTTAATCGCTGCATCGGTGATGTCGGCTCCTGCGGCTTTGGTGTTTGCGAAAATCGCCTTCCCGGAAAAGGAGACACCAGTCACCTATGGGAAAGTAAAAGTACCACGCGAAAAAATCTACACGAATGTGTTGGATGCCGCCTCCTCCGGCGCGACCGACGGGATGAAGCTCGCACTAAACATTGCCGCGATGTTGATTGCCTTTCTCGCATTACTTGAAGGTATCAATTGGGCGTTAGGGTGGCTTTCCGGACAAGTTTGGTATTACACTGATTTCACTCGGTTTCCCTCCTCTTTAAAAGATTTGTTCGGATTGGTTTTTGCGCCGTTCGCATGGCTGATTGGGGTACCATGGCATGATGCTGGACAAGTGGGATATCTCATTGGAACTCAGATTTCCGCCAACGAGTTTATAGCGTATGCCAAGTTAGCCGAAATGAAAGCTGCCGGTATATTATCCGAGCGAACTATCGCAATCACAACCTATGCGATGTGCGGCTTTGCCAATTTCAGCAGTGTCGCCATCCAAATCGGCGGAATAAGCGCTTTAGTGCCGGAACGGCGCTCCGATTTAGCTGCGATTGGATTAAAAGCAATGGTGTGCGGCGCATTAGCGAGTTGGATGACTGCTTGTGTCGCCTCCATGTTTCTGTAAGGTTTTGTTTCGCGGAATCGAGTTGTTTTGCATGAATCGGAATGATGTTCGTATCGCAATCGTTGGTGCCACCGGATTGGTGGGACAGTCAATGTTGCAGATTCTCTCCGAACAGGAAATCTCAGCGAAGAACATTCGTTTGTTTGCTTCGGAGCACTCGGCTGGAATGCAAGTTCCTTTTCGCGATACGATGTTAACCGTACAAGCCGAATCGGAATTTCAAGGGGAATGCGACGTCGTTTTCGGTTTTTGCTCGAATCCGGTTACGAAAGCCCATCGCGAAAAATGGGAGTCGTTTGGAGTTCCGGTAATCGATAACTCTTCGGCATACCGACTCGATCTCGCACTGCCGTTGGTAGTGCCCGAAGTAAACCCGGAAGCGCTGCTCGGTGTAAACACGAACTGGTATCCCAACCCCAATTGTTCGACGATTCAAATGGTACGGGCTTTGCAACCATTGCGTCAACTTGGTATCGAAGAGATAACGGTAGCTTCCTATCAATCAGTGTCGGGCGCAGGTCGCGGCGGAATCGCCGAACTCCATGCCCAACGATCTGGTAGCGAACACGTGGAAATGTTCCAAGCAAGAATCGAGGCGAATATCGTTCCGTGGATAGCAACCATGGACTCCGAGGGCAACACTACCGAAGAGACGAAACTCCGTTACGAAACTCGCAAAATTCTCGGTATCCCGAACCTACCCGTTTACGCAACCTGTGCGCGGGTTCCGGTTGAAGTCGGTCACGGTGAGGCGGTGTTTATACGGTTTCGGGAAGCGGTAACCCGAACCCGGATTTTGACTATGTTGCGTTCGGAAGAGGGACTCATCATACGCGATGAAGTAATTGGCGAGCGACTTCCAACGCAAATAGAATGTGTCGGTTCCGACGATGTGTTTGTCGGACGGGTACGAGTCGATCCCGAAGATCCGCATCGAGTCGCCCTGTGGGTCGTTGGCGACAATCTACGGGTCGGCGCTGCCACCAATGCTTACCGAATTTTCGAGCAACTACTGGCATACAATAAAATCAAAGCAGTGTAACGAAATGTCCAACGGATTATTCATTGTCTTCGAGGGTATCGACGGTTCCGGGAAAACGACTCAAATCGAGTTGTTACGCGACCACTTGCGAAACCTTTCGATAGAGCCGCTTTTGGTTCGTGAACCGGGCGGCACCGATATCGGCGAACAGGTGCGTGAAATCCTGCTTTCCCATAAATCAACCGGGATGCATCCTATCACCGAAATGCTGCTCTTCTGCTCTGCCCGAGCGCAATTGGTCACCGAACAAATCCTTCCGGCATTAGCACAAGGAAGAGTCGTGATTGCCGACCGTTACCGGATTTCCACCGAGATTTATCAAGGTGTCGGCCGCGGTTTACCCATCGCGGCAGTAAACGCAACGCTCGATTTTGCTACCCAACAACTATTGCCAGACCTCTGCTTCATCCTCGATATCGCACCGGAAATCGGATACACCCGGCGGATGCGCAATAATCCCACCGCTGACCGGATGGAGTCTGCCGGTTCGACCTTCTTCCAGCGAATTGCTGCAGCATTTGCCGATTATCGACAGGAGTATGTTCGTCACATCGATGGCGAGAGTAGTCAAAAGGAGATTGCCGACACGATTTGGCAGGAGATTACGAAGTCGCAATGGTGGCAATCCAAGTCCACCTCTCATTGATTTTAGGGAATCTTACAGAACCTTCGTATTTCTAAGTAGACGAAATTACATGGTACCCGAATGAAGAAACTTGTTTTGTTAACGGTTGCGTTAATATTCGCAACAGCGGTATTTGCCGCTCCTACTCCTACTCCACCGTTGGATCGGTATTCTGCGGCACGGCAGGGAATAACCCGTTACGGTGAAGTCTACCGGGAGCTGCTCTCGGAATATGTCGATGAGATCGATCATGAGGATTTGTTACGGGCAAGCATCAACGGGATGCTTTCTAAACTTGATCCCTATACCGTATTTATGGAACGTTCCGACGCTGATGAATTTGAGATTATGCAGACTGGCAAGTACGGTGGGATTGGCGTTGAGCTTGGTGTACGCGGCGCTGAACGCGAATTGACCGTAATGTCGGTGTTCGATGGTCATCCGGCTGCACGTAGCGGTATTCGGGTAGGCGATGTCATCGTCCAAGTCGATACGAATAAAGCGGCTGGGTGGAATACCGCGAAGGCTTCCTCGTTTTTACGCGGCGAACCAAATACGCCGGTTGTAGTTACGATTCGGAGACCGGCTTCAAACGAAGTGTTACGATTTGATTTAGTGCGAGCTGCCATCCAAATCCACGAAGTCGGATTCGCGAGCATGGTAAGCGATACAGTCGGTTATGTCAAGTTATTGCGCTTCGGAAAGAATGCCGCCCGCGATGTAGCACATGCAATCGATAGCTTAAAAGGGATTGGGATGAAATCGCTCATCCTCGATCTCCGACAAAACCCTGGTGGTTTACTGAATGCTGCCGTCGAGGTTACCCAACAGTTTCTAAACCCGAAAGATTTAATTGTCGAAACCCGGGGACGTGACACAACCGAAGTCCAACAATACCGCGCATTAGGTCTCAATCGGTTTAGTGGTGCGATGACAGTATTAGTCGATGAGGGTTCCGCCAGCGCATCGGAAATTGTCGCCGGAGCGTTACAGGATCAAGACCGTGCCGTCGTATTAGGAACGGCAACTTTTGGTAAAGGTCTTGTACAGTCGGTTCGCCGGTTGCCGGGTGACGCGAGTTTGAAACTAACCACTGCAAAGTACTATATCCCATCCGGTCGATTGATTCAGAAAGTCGATTACTTTCACGGTGGCGATAGCCTGACCGTCGC
This bacterium DNA region includes the following protein-coding sequences:
- a CDS encoding fibronectin type III domain-containing protein, producing the protein MKTPRFLLTSVSMLLLFLFLTPLLCFAQTESTPPIVPPTPPPMPAPLEVAASDVPNDGGSAIRVSWQFPNELEYPPVGFEIFRYEQDGSNQSIVKVQSLVREYIDTGVTNKLPYSYRVQAIYRDSTGRETAVSAEQSQPASAHITFFDFTKINLAIITLILLGAILGYIFYAGRGKEMTIRKIAGVAAIEEAVGRSTEMGKPVLFVPGTQDMDNVQTIAGLTILASVARMTAKYEARLDVPVSRSITMSTGRETVHEAYLASGRPDLYSDDIVHYITDEQFGFVAAIDGIMVRDKPAACIYMGAFFAESLILAETGNGIGAIQIAGTAMPTQLPFFVAACDYTLIGEELFAASAYLSGDQRAIGSLKGQDVGKAVAMLLILFTSLAGTVAAVTGGGAMEKVYQFLWRLTAASF
- a CDS encoding NupC/NupG family nucleoside CNT transporter, coding for MGFDSIRSMFAVPIIVLLIWALLSEDRKRFPMRTALWGIGLQVAFAGFVLIFPPGVKAIAWFGDLVTKFLSLSKYGSEFLFGNIVKPEFFNTFGFQFALLVLPTVIFFSSFMAVLYHAQIMQPVVEVVARVMAKTMKTSGAESLSCASNIFLGQTEAPLIIRPYLLLATRSELAAIMTGGFATIAGGVMAGYISMGIPAKHLIAASVMSAPAALVFAKIAFPEKETPVTYGKVKVPREKIYTNVLDAASSGATDGMKLALNIAAMLIAFLALLEGINWALGWLSGQVWYYTDFTRFPSSLKDLFGLVFAPFAWLIGVPWHDAGQVGYLIGTQISANEFIAYAKLAEMKAAGILSERTIAITTYAMCGFANFSSVAIQIGGISALVPERRSDLAAIGLKAMVCGALASWMTACVASMFL
- a CDS encoding aspartate-semialdehyde dehydrogenase, translated to MNRNDVRIAIVGATGLVGQSMLQILSEQEISAKNIRLFASEHSAGMQVPFRDTMLTVQAESEFQGECDVVFGFCSNPVTKAHREKWESFGVPVIDNSSAYRLDLALPLVVPEVNPEALLGVNTNWYPNPNCSTIQMVRALQPLRQLGIEEITVASYQSVSGAGRGGIAELHAQRSGSEHVEMFQARIEANIVPWIATMDSEGNTTEETKLRYETRKILGIPNLPVYATCARVPVEVGHGEAVFIRFREAVTRTRILTMLRSEEGLIIRDEVIGERLPTQIECVGSDDVFVGRVRVDPEDPHRVALWVVGDNLRVGAATNAYRIFEQLLAYNKIKAV
- the tmk gene encoding dTMP kinase produces the protein MSNGLFIVFEGIDGSGKTTQIELLRDHLRNLSIEPLLVREPGGTDIGEQVREILLSHKSTGMHPITEMLLFCSARAQLVTEQILPALAQGRVVIADRYRISTEIYQGVGRGLPIAAVNATLDFATQQLLPDLCFILDIAPEIGYTRRMRNNPTADRMESAGSTFFQRIAAAFADYRQEYVRHIDGESSQKEIADTIWQEITKSQWWQSKSTSH
- a CDS encoding S41 family peptidase, which encodes MKKLVLLTVALIFATAVFAAPTPTPPLDRYSAARQGITRYGEVYRELLSEYVDEIDHEDLLRASINGMLSKLDPYTVFMERSDADEFEIMQTGKYGGIGVELGVRGAERELTVMSVFDGHPAARSGIRVGDVIVQVDTNKAAGWNTAKASSFLRGEPNTPVVVTIRRPASNEVLRFDLVRAAIQIHEVGFASMVSDTVGYVKLLRFGKNAARDVAHAIDSLKGIGMKSLILDLRQNPGGLLNAAVEVTQQFLNPKDLIVETRGRDTTEVQQYRALGLNRFSGAMTVLVDEGSASASEIVAGALQDQDRAVVLGTATFGKGLVQSVRRLPGDASLKLTTAKYYIPSGRLIQKVDYFHGGDSLTVAGKEYKSKNGRVMPSRGGITPDIAVGAKKSSALLTELQRQGLLFAFVNEACSDSIQQQSGKRITADQQTLSQFRAFLTKRGFNAPLDIDAEWIAVKAWLQKSARATDVNPFVEGVNQTIMSERESVWSNDQTELQRLLTIELSAWYDGNRGRYRAMMENDEAVSQAVSILHEPQRMHSLLAGTLEK